In Dioscorea cayenensis subsp. rotundata cultivar TDr96_F1 unplaced genomic scaffold, TDr96_F1_v2_PseudoChromosome.rev07_lg8_w22 25.fasta BLBR01000432.1, whole genome shotgun sequence, a genomic segment contains:
- the LOC120254397 gene encoding probable zinc metalloprotease EGY2, chloroplastic isoform X4: protein MKQYGELIKVPKATIDILRDQVFGFDTFFVTGQEPYEGGVLFKGNLRGKATTSYEKLTKRMQDKFGDQYKLFLLINPEDDKPVAVVVPKQTLLPESTAVPEWFAAGAFGLVTLFTLLLRNVPALQSNLLSTFDNLEMLKEGLPGALVTTFVLVSHEVGHLLVARDIGVKLGVPYFVPSWQIGSFGAITRIVSIVSNRQDLLKLAVAGPMAGFLLGFTLFLLGFILPPNDGIGIVIDSAIFHESFLAGGVAKLLLGDALKEGARLSVNPLVLWAWAGLLINAINSIPAGELDGGRISFALWGRKVSTRLTGVTLALLGVSSFFSDVAFYWAVLLFFLQRGPIAPLSEEISEPENKYIGLGITVLLLGLLVCLPYPFPFTTDRMSFDL from the exons ATGAAG CAATATGGTGAACTTATCAAGGTCCCTAAAGCTACGATCGACATTCTTCGTgatcaagtttttggttttGATACATTTTTTGTGACTGGCCAAGAACCTTATGAG GGTGGAGTATTGTTCAAGGGAAATCTGAGGGGAAAGGCAACAACCAGCTATGAAAAGTTAACAAAAAGGATGCAG GATAAATTTGGAGATCAATATAAACTTTTCCTTCTCATAAATCCGGAGGATGATAAGCCTGTTGCAGTAGTAGTGCCTAAACAAACTTTACTGCCAGAATCAACTG CTGTCCCAGAATGGTTTGCTGCTGGTGCCTTTGGACTTGTTACACTTTTCACTTTACTCCTACGCAACGTGCCTGCGTTGCAGTCAAACTTGCT ATCAACATTTGATAATCTTGAGATGTTGAAAGAAGGCCTTCCTGGAGCACTTGTTACAACATTTGTGTTAGTTTCCCACGAAGTTGGACACCTCTTGGTTGCAAGAGATATTGGGGTCAAACTTGGAGTGCCTTATTTTGTTCCTAGTTGGCAG ATTGGTTCTTTTGGCGCCATTACAAGGATTGTTAGCATTGTCTCCAACCGCCAGGATCTTCTAAAGCTGGCAGTTGCGGGGCCTATGGCTGGATTCTTGTTGGGATTCACTCTTTTTCTATTAGGATTTATCTTGCCTCCAAATGATGGCATTGGTATTGTTATTGATTCTGCCATCTTTCATGAGTCATTTCTTGCTGGAGGTGTAG CGAAGTTACTTCTTGGTGATGCTCTGAAAGAGGGAGCTCGATTGTCAGTTAACCCGCTTGTATTATGGGCCTGGGCTGGACTTCTTATTAATGCTATCAACAGTATTCCAGCAGGAGAACTTGATGGGGGACGCATTTCTTTTGCCTTGTGGGGAAGAAAG GTGTCTACACGTTTGACTGGAGTCACGCTTGCATTGCTCGGAGTATCTTCATTCTTCAGTGACGTGGCATTTTATTGGGCAGTTCtgttatttttcttacaaaGGGGACCCATTGCTCCCCTGTCTGAGGAGATCTCTGAACCAGAGAACAAATACATTGGTCTGGGCATCACAGTTCTGCTTTTGGGATTGCTTGTATGTCTGCCTTACCCTTTTCCTTTCACAACTGACAGAATGAGTTTTGACCTCTGA
- the LOC120254397 gene encoding probable zinc metalloprotease EGY2, chloroplastic isoform X3, translating into MVDSENKLENGDDDDDDDDDDDDIQEKDGDLEVSSGSPLPGMKQYGELIKVPKATIDILRDQVFGFDTFFVTGQEPYEGGVLFKGNLRGKATTSYEKLTKRMQDKFGDQYKLFLLINPEDDKPVAVVVPKQTLLPESTAVPEWFAAGAFGLVTLFTLLLRNVPALQSNLLSTFDNLEMLKEGLPGALVTTFVLVSHEVGHLLVARDIGVKLGVPYFVPSWQIGSFGAITRIVSIVSNRQDLLKLAVAGPMAGFLLGFTLFLLGFILPPNDGIGIVIDSAIFHESFLAGGVAKLLLGDALKEGARLSVNPLVLWAWAGLLINAINSIPAGELDGGRISFALWGRKVSTRLTGVTLALLGVSSFFSDVAFYWAVLLFFLQRGPIAPLSEEISEPENKYIGLGITVLLLGLLVCLPYPFPFTTDRMSFDL; encoded by the exons ATGGTAGATTCAGAAAATAAATTGGagaatggtgatgatgatgatgatgatgatgatgatgatgatgatatccAG GAGAAAGATGGTGACTTAGAGGTTTCAAGTGGATCTCCTTTACCCGGGATGAAG CAATATGGTGAACTTATCAAGGTCCCTAAAGCTACGATCGACATTCTTCGTgatcaagtttttggttttGATACATTTTTTGTGACTGGCCAAGAACCTTATGAG GGTGGAGTATTGTTCAAGGGAAATCTGAGGGGAAAGGCAACAACCAGCTATGAAAAGTTAACAAAAAGGATGCAG GATAAATTTGGAGATCAATATAAACTTTTCCTTCTCATAAATCCGGAGGATGATAAGCCTGTTGCAGTAGTAGTGCCTAAACAAACTTTACTGCCAGAATCAACTG CTGTCCCAGAATGGTTTGCTGCTGGTGCCTTTGGACTTGTTACACTTTTCACTTTACTCCTACGCAACGTGCCTGCGTTGCAGTCAAACTTGCT ATCAACATTTGATAATCTTGAGATGTTGAAAGAAGGCCTTCCTGGAGCACTTGTTACAACATTTGTGTTAGTTTCCCACGAAGTTGGACACCTCTTGGTTGCAAGAGATATTGGGGTCAAACTTGGAGTGCCTTATTTTGTTCCTAGTTGGCAG ATTGGTTCTTTTGGCGCCATTACAAGGATTGTTAGCATTGTCTCCAACCGCCAGGATCTTCTAAAGCTGGCAGTTGCGGGGCCTATGGCTGGATTCTTGTTGGGATTCACTCTTTTTCTATTAGGATTTATCTTGCCTCCAAATGATGGCATTGGTATTGTTATTGATTCTGCCATCTTTCATGAGTCATTTCTTGCTGGAGGTGTAG CGAAGTTACTTCTTGGTGATGCTCTGAAAGAGGGAGCTCGATTGTCAGTTAACCCGCTTGTATTATGGGCCTGGGCTGGACTTCTTATTAATGCTATCAACAGTATTCCAGCAGGAGAACTTGATGGGGGACGCATTTCTTTTGCCTTGTGGGGAAGAAAG GTGTCTACACGTTTGACTGGAGTCACGCTTGCATTGCTCGGAGTATCTTCATTCTTCAGTGACGTGGCATTTTATTGGGCAGTTCtgttatttttcttacaaaGGGGACCCATTGCTCCCCTGTCTGAGGAGATCTCTGAACCAGAGAACAAATACATTGGTCTGGGCATCACAGTTCTGCTTTTGGGATTGCTTGTATGTCTGCCTTACCCTTTTCCTTTCACAACTGACAGAATGAGTTTTGACCTCTGA
- the LOC120254397 gene encoding probable zinc metalloprotease EGY2, chloroplastic isoform X1, with amino-acid sequence MQLKRKFQTLSSVAYLFPFLLKARRMSDVFETLSFILLFQWHHCFSSGHRVSQDRDDSGSTEMVDSENKLENGDDDDDDDDDDDDIQEKDGDLEVSSGSPLPGMKQYGELIKVPKATIDILRDQVFGFDTFFVTGQEPYEGGVLFKGNLRGKATTSYEKLTKRMQDKFGDQYKLFLLINPEDDKPVAVVVPKQTLLPESTAVPEWFAAGAFGLVTLFTLLLRNVPALQSNLLSTFDNLEMLKEGLPGALVTTFVLVSHEVGHLLVARDIGVKLGVPYFVPSWQIGSFGAITRIVSIVSNRQDLLKLAVAGPMAGFLLGFTLFLLGFILPPNDGIGIVIDSAIFHESFLAGGVAKLLLGDALKEGARLSVNPLVLWAWAGLLINAINSIPAGELDGGRISFALWGRKVSTRLTGVTLALLGVSSFFSDVAFYWAVLLFFLQRGPIAPLSEEISEPENKYIGLGITVLLLGLLVCLPYPFPFTTDRMSFDL; translated from the exons ATGCAACTTAAAAGAAAATTCCAAACGCTGTCCAGCGTAGCGTATCTTTTTCCCTTTCTGTTGAAGGCAAGACGTATGTCGGACGTGTTTGAAACGCTGTCTTTTATCTTGCTATTTCAATGGCACCATTGTTTTAGTTCAGGGCACCGTGTTTCACAGGATAGGGATGACTCTGGCAGCACAGAAATGGTAGATTCAGAAAATAAATTGGagaatggtgatgatgatgatgatgatgatgatgatgatgatgatatccAG GAGAAAGATGGTGACTTAGAGGTTTCAAGTGGATCTCCTTTACCCGGGATGAAG CAATATGGTGAACTTATCAAGGTCCCTAAAGCTACGATCGACATTCTTCGTgatcaagtttttggttttGATACATTTTTTGTGACTGGCCAAGAACCTTATGAG GGTGGAGTATTGTTCAAGGGAAATCTGAGGGGAAAGGCAACAACCAGCTATGAAAAGTTAACAAAAAGGATGCAG GATAAATTTGGAGATCAATATAAACTTTTCCTTCTCATAAATCCGGAGGATGATAAGCCTGTTGCAGTAGTAGTGCCTAAACAAACTTTACTGCCAGAATCAACTG CTGTCCCAGAATGGTTTGCTGCTGGTGCCTTTGGACTTGTTACACTTTTCACTTTACTCCTACGCAACGTGCCTGCGTTGCAGTCAAACTTGCT ATCAACATTTGATAATCTTGAGATGTTGAAAGAAGGCCTTCCTGGAGCACTTGTTACAACATTTGTGTTAGTTTCCCACGAAGTTGGACACCTCTTGGTTGCAAGAGATATTGGGGTCAAACTTGGAGTGCCTTATTTTGTTCCTAGTTGGCAG ATTGGTTCTTTTGGCGCCATTACAAGGATTGTTAGCATTGTCTCCAACCGCCAGGATCTTCTAAAGCTGGCAGTTGCGGGGCCTATGGCTGGATTCTTGTTGGGATTCACTCTTTTTCTATTAGGATTTATCTTGCCTCCAAATGATGGCATTGGTATTGTTATTGATTCTGCCATCTTTCATGAGTCATTTCTTGCTGGAGGTGTAG CGAAGTTACTTCTTGGTGATGCTCTGAAAGAGGGAGCTCGATTGTCAGTTAACCCGCTTGTATTATGGGCCTGGGCTGGACTTCTTATTAATGCTATCAACAGTATTCCAGCAGGAGAACTTGATGGGGGACGCATTTCTTTTGCCTTGTGGGGAAGAAAG GTGTCTACACGTTTGACTGGAGTCACGCTTGCATTGCTCGGAGTATCTTCATTCTTCAGTGACGTGGCATTTTATTGGGCAGTTCtgttatttttcttacaaaGGGGACCCATTGCTCCCCTGTCTGAGGAGATCTCTGAACCAGAGAACAAATACATTGGTCTGGGCATCACAGTTCTGCTTTTGGGATTGCTTGTATGTCTGCCTTACCCTTTTCCTTTCACAACTGACAGAATGAGTTTTGACCTCTGA
- the LOC120254397 gene encoding probable zinc metalloprotease EGY2, chloroplastic isoform X2 translates to MQLKRKFQTLSSVAYLFPFLLKARRMSDVFETLSFILLFQWHHCFSSGHRVSQDRDDSGSTEMVDSENKLENGDDDDDDDDDDDDIQEKDGDLEVSSGSPLPGMKQYGELIKVPKATIDILRDQVFGFDTFFVTGQEPYEGGVLFKGNLRGKATTSYEKLTKRMQDKFGDQYKLFLLINPEDDKPVAVVVPKQTLLPESTAVPEWFAAGAFGLVTLFTLLLRNVPALQSNLLYEIGSFGAITRIVSIVSNRQDLLKLAVAGPMAGFLLGFTLFLLGFILPPNDGIGIVIDSAIFHESFLAGGVAKLLLGDALKEGARLSVNPLVLWAWAGLLINAINSIPAGELDGGRISFALWGRKVSTRLTGVTLALLGVSSFFSDVAFYWAVLLFFLQRGPIAPLSEEISEPENKYIGLGITVLLLGLLVCLPYPFPFTTDRMSFDL, encoded by the exons ATGCAACTTAAAAGAAAATTCCAAACGCTGTCCAGCGTAGCGTATCTTTTTCCCTTTCTGTTGAAGGCAAGACGTATGTCGGACGTGTTTGAAACGCTGTCTTTTATCTTGCTATTTCAATGGCACCATTGTTTTAGTTCAGGGCACCGTGTTTCACAGGATAGGGATGACTCTGGCAGCACAGAAATGGTAGATTCAGAAAATAAATTGGagaatggtgatgatgatgatgatgatgatgatgatgatgatgatatccAG GAGAAAGATGGTGACTTAGAGGTTTCAAGTGGATCTCCTTTACCCGGGATGAAG CAATATGGTGAACTTATCAAGGTCCCTAAAGCTACGATCGACATTCTTCGTgatcaagtttttggttttGATACATTTTTTGTGACTGGCCAAGAACCTTATGAG GGTGGAGTATTGTTCAAGGGAAATCTGAGGGGAAAGGCAACAACCAGCTATGAAAAGTTAACAAAAAGGATGCAG GATAAATTTGGAGATCAATATAAACTTTTCCTTCTCATAAATCCGGAGGATGATAAGCCTGTTGCAGTAGTAGTGCCTAAACAAACTTTACTGCCAGAATCAACTG CTGTCCCAGAATGGTTTGCTGCTGGTGCCTTTGGACTTGTTACACTTTTCACTTTACTCCTACGCAACGTGCCTGCGTTGCAGTCAAACTTGCTGTACGAG ATTGGTTCTTTTGGCGCCATTACAAGGATTGTTAGCATTGTCTCCAACCGCCAGGATCTTCTAAAGCTGGCAGTTGCGGGGCCTATGGCTGGATTCTTGTTGGGATTCACTCTTTTTCTATTAGGATTTATCTTGCCTCCAAATGATGGCATTGGTATTGTTATTGATTCTGCCATCTTTCATGAGTCATTTCTTGCTGGAGGTGTAG CGAAGTTACTTCTTGGTGATGCTCTGAAAGAGGGAGCTCGATTGTCAGTTAACCCGCTTGTATTATGGGCCTGGGCTGGACTTCTTATTAATGCTATCAACAGTATTCCAGCAGGAGAACTTGATGGGGGACGCATTTCTTTTGCCTTGTGGGGAAGAAAG GTGTCTACACGTTTGACTGGAGTCACGCTTGCATTGCTCGGAGTATCTTCATTCTTCAGTGACGTGGCATTTTATTGGGCAGTTCtgttatttttcttacaaaGGGGACCCATTGCTCCCCTGTCTGAGGAGATCTCTGAACCAGAGAACAAATACATTGGTCTGGGCATCACAGTTCTGCTTTTGGGATTGCTTGTATGTCTGCCTTACCCTTTTCCTTTCACAACTGACAGAATGAGTTTTGACCTCTGA
- the LOC120254379 gene encoding uncharacterized protein LOC120254379, protein MPYPSQTLEPLGSTLLPGLDKCGNLFNGIRPHPSWRRLKPSSSWALSQRPLSAVALDQSYSNPKNLPAIRPILKKKHSEKASAIAPEKLDEWMNESICEIVKSIGEAPSLFHIFSGAAAGAGDGDRAAGSSTSPSPSSSSLRLEREPALADKWPHITRGWDEGKPIPDGILLVEAIEAGDMEVRQDGANGIRTWGLLIQGRGMDCASCYLLKTCRVQGPAGFCTHFNLIKAQCFGDPAEVQFKKAWLVG, encoded by the exons ATGCCCTATCCGTCACAGACCTTGGAGCCTCTCGGTTCTACACTGCTCCCCGGTTTGGACAAGTGCGGCAACCTTTTCAATGGCATAAGACCGCATCCTTCATGGCGAAGGCTAAAGCCATCATCGTCGTGGGCGTTGTCGCAGAGGCCGCTGTCCGCAGTAGCATTAGATCAGTCATACTCGAATCCGAAGAATCTTCCGGCCATCCGTCCGATTCTGAAGaagaaacattccgaaaaggccTCAGCGATCGCCCCGGAGAAACTGGACGAGTGGATGAACGAATCTATTTGTGAG ATAGTGAAGAGCATAGGAGAAGCACCATCCTTGTTTCACATATTCTCGGGAGCGGCAGCGGGAGCGGGGGATGGAGACCGAGCAGCTGGGTCGTCGACATCAccttctccatcatcatcctcattgAGGCTGGAGAGAGAACCTGCATTGGCGGATAAGTGGCCGCACATCACAAGGGGATGGGATGAAGGGAAGCCTATCCCTGATGGGATCCTTCTTGTGGAGGCAATCGAGGCAGGAGACATGGAAGTACGGCAGGATGGAGCTAATGGTATCAGGACTTGGGGCCTTCTGATCCAAGGCCGAGGGATGGATTGTGCCTCCTGCTACCTCCTCAAAACATGTCGGGTTCAAGGCCCGGCTGGTTTTTGTACCCACTTCAATTTGATCAAGGCCCAATGCTTTGGTGATCCTGCGGAAGTGCAGTTCAAGAAAGCATGGCTAGTAGGTTGA